One region of Flavobacterium sp. GSB-24 genomic DNA includes:
- a CDS encoding substrate-binding domain-containing protein, with amino-acid sequence MKTVKIAGVPEHFNLPWHLCIENGEFEEENIDLQWTNVPEGTGKMCQMLRDGETDLAVILTEGILKDIAAGNPSKIVQIYVQSLLIWGIHVAAKSDYQTLKDLKNKKAAISRLGSGSQLMAYVNANEQGWEMDDLEFEIVNTIDGAVDALTNKKADYFMWERFMTKPLVDQGIFRRIDDCPTPWPSFVIAVRDEFLKKNPKIIEKILEIINKTTVDFKEIPEIDEKLSKLFHQKAEDIKEWLKLTQWSQKNLTEKSFNKIQNQLFDLGIIDKKSIFVETVKAL; translated from the coding sequence ATGAAAACTGTCAAAATTGCGGGTGTTCCGGAACACTTCAATTTGCCATGGCATCTATGTATAGAAAATGGTGAATTTGAAGAAGAGAACATCGATTTACAATGGACAAATGTACCCGAAGGAACTGGGAAGATGTGTCAAATGCTTCGTGATGGAGAAACAGATTTAGCTGTTATTTTGACCGAAGGAATTCTAAAAGATATCGCAGCTGGAAACCCAAGTAAGATTGTTCAGATTTATGTGCAGTCGCTTTTAATTTGGGGAATTCACGTTGCTGCAAAATCAGATTATCAAACCCTAAAAGATCTTAAAAATAAAAAAGCCGCTATCTCAAGACTTGGTTCTGGATCGCAGTTAATGGCATATGTAAATGCCAATGAGCAAGGCTGGGAAATGGATGATTTAGAATTTGAAATTGTAAATACCATTGACGGCGCTGTTGATGCTCTGACCAACAAAAAAGCAGACTACTTTATGTGGGAGCGTTTTATGACAAAACCTCTTGTAGATCAAGGAATTTTTAGACGCATTGACGACTGCCCTACTCCTTGGCCTTCATTTGTAATTGCGGTACGCGATGAATTCTTGAAAAAGAATCCAAAGATCATAGAGAAAATTCTTGAAATCATCAACAAAACAACGGTTGATTTTAAAGAAATTCCAGAAATAGACGAGAAATTATCTAAACTTTTTCACCAAAAAGCTGAAGATATTAAAGAGTGGCTGAAACTAACACAATGGTCACAGAAAAACCTAACAGAAAAGTCCTTTAATAAAATTCAAAATCAATTATTTGATCTGGGAATTATTGATAAAAAAAGTATTTTTGTAGAAACCGTAAAAGCACTGTAA
- the abc-f gene encoding ribosomal protection-like ABC-F family protein, whose amino-acid sequence MLILQNISYQHENKDMLFQNISFTLNNHDKTALIGNNGVGKSTLLKIIAGHLHPFSGQINQNFKPYFVPQLFGQFNDLTIAEALNIKDKITSLKEILEGIVTDENLELLNDDWTIEERCNEALMYWQLQDLDLDQKMETLSGGQKTKVFLAGIMIHEPDLVLLDEPSNHLDFASRNLLYDFIRSTSITLLVVSHDRTLLNILNKTLEMSKNGISVYGGNYDFYDEQKKIENNALEQDVQSKEKALKKAKEKERETIERQNKLDSRGKKKQEKSGVARIMMNTLRNKAENSSSKLKDVHAEKIDNISNDLRELRSSLSAIDQMKFGFNTAAFHKGKTLFKADEINYSYENQLLWKENLNFEILSGERLVLKGSNGSGKTTLIKIILGELRPKLGNVTSLSKKAIYIDQDYSLLDSNLNIYQQAQLFNDSGLEEHEIKMRLNRFLFSQNDWNKPCSALSGGERMRLMLCCLTISNESPEIIILDEPTNNLDIQNIEILTTAINEYQGTLIVVSHDQLFLKQINIEKEIWL is encoded by the coding sequence ATGCTTATTCTTCAAAATATCTCATATCAGCATGAGAATAAAGACATGCTGTTTCAAAACATTAGTTTTACTCTAAACAATCACGATAAAACCGCTTTGATCGGAAACAATGGCGTTGGAAAATCTACGTTATTAAAAATTATTGCTGGACATCTTCACCCCTTTTCAGGGCAAATTAATCAAAATTTTAAACCTTATTTTGTTCCACAGTTATTTGGACAATTCAATGATTTGACAATTGCGGAAGCATTAAACATAAAGGATAAAATAACTTCACTTAAAGAAATACTTGAAGGTATTGTAACCGACGAAAACTTAGAGTTGTTAAATGATGACTGGACAATTGAAGAACGCTGTAATGAGGCTTTAATGTATTGGCAGCTTCAAGATTTAGACCTTGACCAGAAAATGGAAACTTTGAGCGGCGGACAGAAAACGAAAGTTTTTTTGGCTGGAATTATGATACACGAACCAGATTTGGTTTTATTAGACGAACCCAGTAATCATTTGGATTTTGCTAGTAGAAACTTACTGTATGATTTTATAAGATCTACTTCTATCACTTTACTCGTTGTAAGTCATGACAGAACATTACTGAATATTCTCAATAAAACTTTAGAAATGAGTAAAAATGGGATTTCTGTTTATGGCGGGAATTATGACTTTTACGACGAACAGAAAAAGATTGAAAATAACGCTTTAGAACAAGATGTCCAGAGCAAAGAAAAAGCACTCAAAAAAGCCAAGGAAAAAGAACGCGAAACTATTGAACGCCAAAACAAATTAGATTCTAGGGGCAAAAAGAAACAAGAAAAATCGGGAGTTGCGAGGATTATGATGAATACGCTTCGTAACAAGGCTGAAAACAGCAGTTCGAAATTAAAAGATGTTCATGCAGAAAAAATTGATAATATTTCTAATGACTTGCGTGAGCTTCGATCATCACTTTCGGCTATAGATCAAATGAAATTTGGTTTTAACACTGCTGCTTTTCATAAAGGGAAAACACTTTTTAAAGCCGATGAAATCAATTACAGCTATGAAAATCAATTACTTTGGAAAGAAAATCTAAATTTTGAAATACTTTCTGGAGAGCGATTGGTACTAAAAGGTTCAAATGGCTCTGGAAAAACTACTTTAATCAAAATTATTCTTGGAGAGCTGCGCCCGAAGCTGGGAAATGTTACTTCCTTAAGTAAAAAAGCAATTTACATCGATCAGGATTATTCTCTGCTTGACAGCAATTTAAATATTTACCAGCAAGCACAGCTTTTTAATGATTCTGGATTAGAAGAGCATGAAATTAAGATGAGATTAAATCGTTTTTTGTTCTCTCAAAATGATTGGAATAAACCATGCAGTGCTTTAAGCGGTGGCGAAAGAATGCGTCTTATGCTATGTTGTTTAACGATAAGCAATGAATCTCCTGAAATTATTATTTTGGATGAACCCACAAATAATTTAGATATTCAAAATATCGAAATTTTAACAACAGCAATTAATGAATATCAGGGAACTTTGATTGTTGTTTCACACGATCAGTTGTTTTTAAAACAAATAAATATCGAAAAAGAAATTTGGCTTTAA
- a CDS encoding linear amide C-N hydrolase — protein sequence MKSRNRILALLLTFCFISETVLPCTRVVYEGINGTIITARSMDWKGEIPANLWIFPRGIDRSGEAGTSSVKWKSKYGSVITSSWDIASSDGMNEKGLVGNLLWLVESQYPKFEKNGKVKGLAVSLWLQYVLDNFSTVSEAVNALAKNEFVIVSSHIPGTDIFATVHLSISDATGDNAIFEYINGKLVIHHDRKYVTMTNSPIFDEQLAINTYWKSIPGTVMLPGTNRAADRFVRASYYIDAIPKTDDTRRALASVFGVIRNCSVPLGIASETEPNISSTRWRTVADQKNLVYYFDNVLNPNVIWVEFNKIDFSEKGKIKKLSLANNENYSGESLLNFKETKPFQFAGLD from the coding sequence ATGAAATCAAGAAACAGAATTTTGGCGCTTTTACTTACTTTTTGTTTTATAAGTGAAACTGTACTTCCTTGTACAAGAGTTGTATACGAAGGCATAAATGGTACAATAATAACTGCAAGATCAATGGACTGGAAAGGAGAAATTCCAGCAAATTTGTGGATTTTCCCACGTGGTATTGACCGATCGGGAGAAGCCGGCACTAGTTCGGTAAAATGGAAATCTAAGTATGGAAGTGTAATTACGAGCTCTTGGGATATTGCATCTTCAGACGGAATGAACGAAAAAGGACTTGTGGGCAATCTTTTATGGCTGGTTGAATCTCAATATCCTAAGTTTGAAAAAAACGGAAAAGTAAAAGGTCTGGCCGTTTCTTTATGGCTGCAATATGTTTTGGATAATTTCTCGACCGTTTCTGAGGCTGTAAATGCATTAGCAAAAAATGAATTCGTAATTGTGTCATCGCATATTCCCGGAACAGACATTTTTGCTACAGTTCATTTATCTATTTCTGATGCTACCGGTGATAATGCTATTTTCGAATATATAAATGGAAAATTGGTAATTCATCATGATAGAAAATATGTTACAATGACTAATTCTCCAATTTTTGACGAACAGCTGGCTATAAATACTTATTGGAAAAGTATTCCCGGAACAGTTATGCTTCCAGGAACGAATAGAGCTGCCGATCGTTTTGTGAGAGCTTCATATTATATTGATGCAATTCCGAAAACGGATGACACCAGAAGAGCTTTGGCAAGTGTATTCGGTGTGATTCGAAATTGTTCTGTTCCTTTAGGAATTGCTTCAGAAACAGAGCCTAACATCTCCTCTACTCGCTGGAGAACTGTTGCAGATCAAAAAAATCTCGTTTATTATTTTGATAATGTTTTAAACCCGAATGTAATTTGGGTTGAATTCAATAAAATAGATTTTAGCGAAAAGGGAAAGATTAAAAAACTCAGCTTAGCCAATAATGAAAACTATTCTGGTGAATCTTTATTGAATTTTAAAGAAACGAAACCGTTTCAATTTGCGGGATTGGATTAG
- a CDS encoding metalloregulator ArsR/SmtB family transcription factor — protein sequence MEIRRDVFQAIADPTRRAILGLVAIQAMTPGAIADNFDSSRQTISKHIKILNECELLHQIQNGREIYYHLNPQKMKEIDNFIEPFRQMWDDRFNKLESIMKNHKK from the coding sequence ATGGAAATTAGAAGAGATGTTTTTCAAGCAATAGCCGATCCTACCCGAAGAGCTATTTTAGGTTTAGTAGCCATACAAGCAATGACACCTGGCGCAATTGCTGATAATTTTGATTCGTCTAGACAGACCATTTCAAAACATATTAAAATTTTGAATGAATGTGAATTACTACACCAAATACAGAATGGAAGAGAAATTTATTATCATTTAAATCCTCAAAAAATGAAAGAAATTGACAACTTCATCGAGCCATTCAGACAAATGTGGGATGATCGTTTCAATAAATTAGAATCAATCATGAAAAATCATAAAAAGTAA
- a CDS encoding SRPBCC domain-containing protein, which translates to MERKTKITAEDGKQDLIITREFDLPLELLFKAHVDPEIVSQWMGTKVLKLESKKHGGWHFETSDPSGNVVFSANGVIHDFVLNERITRTFEMDNANFAPQLEFLEFEKLTDETSKLTMQIIYKSIEHREHQLKLPFAQGLNMAHNRLEEIVTKLK; encoded by the coding sequence ATGGAAAGAAAGACAAAAATAACGGCAGAAGATGGTAAGCAAGATCTCATTATCACTAGAGAATTTGATCTGCCATTAGAATTATTGTTTAAAGCGCATGTTGATCCAGAAATTGTTTCGCAATGGATGGGAACAAAAGTTTTAAAATTGGAAAGCAAAAAACACGGAGGATGGCATTTTGAAACTAGCGATCCCAGCGGAAATGTGGTGTTTAGTGCCAATGGCGTAATTCATGATTTTGTACTAAATGAAAGAATTACAAGAACATTTGAAATGGATAATGCAAATTTTGCGCCTCAATTAGAGTTTCTTGAATTTGAAAAACTAACAGATGAAACTAGTAAATTAACCATGCAGATTATTTACAAATCTATTGAGCATAGAGAACACCAATTAAAATTACCTTTTGCTCAAGGTTTAAATATGGCACATAATAGATTAGAAGAAATTGTAACGAAACTAAAATAA
- a CDS encoding DoxX family protein has translation MTKRNKIIYWIATLWLALGMASTGIVQLIQNKEETEMMKHLGYPLYFLTLLGVWKLLGVIAILIPKFGLLKEWAYAGFFFAMSGAVVSHLACGDGAKELFGPFLLIVLTIFSWYYRPAERKCFSELKS, from the coding sequence ATGACTAAAAGAAATAAAATTATTTACTGGATTGCTACGCTTTGGCTGGCACTAGGAATGGCTTCGACTGGAATTGTACAATTAATCCAGAATAAAGAAGAAACAGAAATGATGAAACATTTAGGTTATCCGCTTTATTTTTTAACTCTTTTAGGAGTTTGGAAATTACTAGGTGTTATTGCTATACTTATTCCTAAATTTGGTTTATTAAAAGAATGGGCGTATGCTGGTTTCTTCTTTGCAATGTCTGGAGCAGTAGTTTCTCATTTAGCTTGTGGAGATGGTGCAAAAGAACTTTTTGGACCATTCCTATTAATTGTTTTGACTATTTTTTCGTGGTATTACAGACCAGCGGAAAGAAAGTGTTTTAGTGAATTAAAAAGTTAA
- a CDS encoding DUF4256 domain-containing protein: MKKVLTTNEQDEILSTLEKRFEQNKNRHKDLDWTKIEAKLKANPEKLWSLEEMEKTEGEPDVIGYDKKTDQYLFADCSAESPKGRRSICYDHEALEKRKEHKPADSAVNMAEGMGIEILNEEQYKELQKLGKFDTKTSSWILTPPEIRKLGGAIFSDFRYNTVFVYHNGAESYYAARGFRGLLRV, translated from the coding sequence ATGAAAAAAGTATTGACAACCAACGAACAGGATGAGATTTTAAGTACGCTTGAAAAACGTTTTGAGCAAAATAAAAACCGTCATAAAGATTTAGATTGGACAAAAATTGAAGCCAAACTAAAAGCTAATCCTGAAAAATTATGGTCGCTTGAAGAAATGGAAAAAACGGAAGGCGAACCAGATGTTATTGGCTATGATAAAAAAACAGACCAATACCTTTTTGCTGACTGCTCTGCAGAAAGTCCAAAAGGACGAAGAAGTATCTGCTACGATCATGAAGCGCTTGAAAAAAGAAAAGAGCACAAACCTGCTGACAGCGCTGTAAATATGGCCGAAGGAATGGGAATTGAAATTCTGAACGAAGAACAATATAAAGAATTACAAAAGCTGGGAAAGTTTGACACCAAAACATCAAGCTGGATTTTGACTCCACCAGAAATAAGAAAATTAGGCGGTGCAATTTTCTCTGATTTTAGATACAATACCGTTTTTGTATATCATAACGGTGCAGAATCTTATTATGCTGCAAGAGGTTTTCGCGGTTTACTAAGAGTTTAG
- a CDS encoding DUF2200 domain-containing protein: MKNERVYKLLFSSVYPLYIQKAEKKGRTKEEVDTITKWLTGYSDEQLKAQIEKKADFETFFAEAPKLNPNVSKITGLICGYRVEEIEDPLMQKVRYLDKLIDELAKGKKMEKILRE, from the coding sequence ATGAAAAACGAAAGAGTATATAAATTACTATTTTCAAGCGTTTATCCTTTATATATTCAAAAGGCAGAAAAGAAAGGAAGAACTAAAGAAGAAGTAGATACAATAACAAAATGGTTAACAGGATATAGCGACGAACAACTTAAAGCTCAGATTGAGAAAAAGGCAGACTTTGAAACCTTCTTTGCAGAAGCTCCAAAATTGAATCCGAATGTATCCAAAATTACTGGTTTAATATGTGGTTATCGTGTGGAAGAAATTGAAGATCCGCTAATGCAGAAAGTTCGTTATTTAGATAAATTAATAGACGAATTGGCAAAAGGAAAAAAGATGGAAAAGATTTTAAGAGAGTAA
- a CDS encoding VOC family protein, which yields MENQNHSNDNTPKVTGIGGIFFFLDNPKETKDWYAKNLGLEINDWGSASFESRNLDNPEQIESTQWCPFKKGDEYFSPSKKDFMVNYRVQNIEGLLEKLKQNGVTILDDIETYDYGKFVHIMDTEGNKIELWEPI from the coding sequence ATGGAAAACCAAAACCATTCAAACGACAACACGCCAAAAGTGACAGGAATTGGCGGTATTTTCTTTTTTCTAGACAATCCAAAGGAAACTAAAGATTGGTACGCCAAAAATTTAGGATTAGAAATTAATGATTGGGGTTCAGCAAGTTTTGAATCGAGAAATCTTGATAATCCAGAGCAAATTGAATCGACTCAATGGTGTCCTTTTAAGAAAGGAGATGAATATTTTTCTCCGTCTAAAAAAGACTTTATGGTTAATTACCGTGTTCAAAATATTGAAGGCCTTTTAGAAAAACTCAAACAAAATGGAGTAACAATCTTAGATGATATTGAAACTTACGATTATGGAAAATTTGTACACATAATGGATACTGAAGGCAATAAAATTGAGCTTTGGGAACCGATTTAA
- the map gene encoding type I methionyl aminopeptidase — MSITTEAELAGMKKASEAVALTLKEMRKFAKPGMSTKELDDYGGQILNDLGAKSAPYLTYGFPGWTCISVDNEFCHGIPSETRILKEGDLINIDVSAELDGFWSDNGGSFVIGSDVNEHQKLVEASRQILHKAIHNIKGGVRISDIGFLIETEAKKRGYKVIKNLTGHGVGRSLHEAPHEIANYRDRFNVTRFKKNSVVAIETFISTTSTYAETLQDGWTMVGNKGGFMAQHEHTIVVTEGKPIILTEMNEIWN, encoded by the coding sequence ATGTCAATTACAACAGAAGCAGAATTAGCAGGAATGAAAAAAGCGAGTGAAGCAGTTGCACTCACTTTAAAAGAAATGAGAAAATTTGCCAAACCAGGCATGTCAACCAAAGAATTGGATGATTATGGCGGACAAATTCTAAATGATCTCGGCGCTAAATCTGCACCTTATTTGACTTACGGTTTTCCTGGATGGACTTGCATTAGTGTTGATAATGAGTTTTGTCACGGCATTCCATCTGAAACTAGAATTTTAAAAGAAGGTGATTTGATTAATATTGATGTTTCTGCAGAATTAGACGGTTTCTGGTCAGACAACGGCGGCTCCTTTGTAATTGGTTCTGATGTAAACGAACATCAAAAATTGGTTGAAGCTTCGAGACAAATCCTGCACAAAGCCATTCATAATATAAAAGGCGGCGTTCGTATTTCTGATATTGGTTTTTTAATAGAAACTGAAGCTAAAAAAAGAGGATACAAAGTTATAAAAAACCTTACTGGGCATGGAGTAGGGCGAAGCCTTCACGAAGCACCGCACGAAATAGCCAATTATAGAGATCGTTTTAATGTCACGAGATTTAAAAAGAATTCTGTAGTTGCCATAGAAACGTTTATTTCAACAACGTCAACTTATGCGGAGACTTTGCAAGACGGTTGGACAATGGTAGGAAATAAAGGCGGTTTTATGGCACAACACGAACATACAATTGTAGTAACAGAAGGCAAACCAATCATTTTAACCGAAATGAATGAAATCTGGAATTAA
- a CDS encoding SDR family oxidoreductase: MDSVLITGANRSIGLETAKQLSQKGLFVYLGSRDLQKGEEVVNKLTQEGFNNIKAIQIDVTNADSVLSAKEIIEKEQGKLDVLINNAGVLGDVPQDSSTTSVEKIQQTFDTNFFGVIRVTQTFLELLKKSKNPRISNITSGLGSLTLHSDPAWKYYAIKAVSYVSSKTALNAFTVTLAYELKDLDFKVNSIDPGYTATDFNHHSGPGSVESAASFIIKHTLTDENGPTGKFFSNDIEDESEESPW, translated from the coding sequence ATGGATTCAGTATTAATTACAGGCGCAAATAGAAGCATTGGTTTAGAAACGGCAAAACAACTTTCACAAAAAGGATTGTTTGTTTATTTAGGAAGCCGCGATCTTCAAAAAGGAGAGGAAGTAGTGAACAAACTAACTCAGGAAGGTTTTAATAATATTAAAGCAATTCAGATTGATGTAACAAACGCGGATAGTGTTTTAAGTGCAAAAGAAATTATAGAAAAAGAGCAGGGAAAATTAGATGTTCTAATTAATAATGCTGGAGTTTTAGGAGATGTACCGCAGGATTCTTCAACAACTTCTGTCGAAAAAATCCAACAGACATTTGACACTAACTTTTTTGGTGTTATCAGAGTTACCCAGACTTTTTTAGAATTGCTTAAAAAATCAAAAAATCCGAGAATTAGTAATATTACTTCTGGCTTGGGTTCCCTTACTTTGCACAGCGATCCAGCGTGGAAATATTATGCAATAAAAGCAGTTTCATACGTTTCATCAAAAACGGCTTTAAATGCTTTTACAGTTACTTTGGCTTATGAATTAAAAGATTTAGACTTTAAAGTAAATTCAATTGATCCAGGTTATACCGCTACAGATTTTAATCATCACAGCGGACCTGGAAGTGTAGAAAGTGCGGCGAGTTTTATTATAAAACATACTCTAACCGATGAAAACGGACCCACTGGAAAATTCTTTAGTAATGATATTGAAGATGAAAGCGAAGAAAGTCCTTGGTAA
- a CDS encoding Crp/Fnr family transcriptional regulator — MKELVAYILQFGSLNQHQIDLILSKAQEKDISKDNYFSEAGKISVEVGFIIEGIMRVCYYNNKGEEITKYFIDENNLVVDLESFENSICSSAYVQAVTDCKMIVFSKKDWEELLNTIIGWDKIVHKIINKALIQKVARRSPLVSEDATTRYLSFMEMFPKVINRVPLSYLASYLGITQSSLSRIRKNIR, encoded by the coding sequence ATGAAAGAATTAGTAGCATATATATTGCAGTTTGGCAGTTTAAATCAGCACCAGATTGATTTAATTTTAAGCAAAGCCCAAGAAAAAGATATTAGCAAGGATAATTATTTTTCTGAAGCTGGTAAAATTTCCGTGGAAGTTGGTTTCATTATCGAAGGAATCATGAGAGTCTGTTACTACAATAATAAAGGCGAAGAAATTACTAAATATTTTATAGATGAAAATAATCTTGTAGTCGATTTAGAAAGTTTCGAAAACAGTATTTGTTCTTCTGCCTACGTTCAAGCTGTTACCGATTGTAAAATGATTGTTTTTTCTAAAAAAGATTGGGAAGAACTATTAAATACAATTATTGGCTGGGACAAAATAGTTCATAAAATCATCAATAAAGCTTTGATTCAGAAAGTAGCTAGAAGAAGTCCACTGGTTTCAGAAGATGCTACAACACGTTATTTATCTTTTATGGAAATGTTTCCAAAAGTAATTAATCGCGTTCCGCTTTCTTATTTGGCTTCTTATTTGGGTATCACGCAATCTTCTTTGAGCAGAATTAGAAAAAATATCCGTTAA
- a CDS encoding VOC family protein: MKTKMIWANLVSHDLQKTIQFYTDLGFKQNGKETNELVSFAFGDNNFIINFFIEKRLENAVKGKLTNTKNDNEIIFSLSAASREEVDLWYAKVKEIGGTIFSEPENFEAGYTLGFADPDGHKFNFLYWPGM; encoded by the coding sequence ATGAAAACGAAAATGATCTGGGCAAACTTAGTTTCGCATGATTTGCAAAAAACAATTCAGTTTTATACTGATTTAGGTTTCAAACAAAACGGAAAAGAAACTAACGAATTAGTTAGTTTTGCTTTTGGCGACAATAATTTTATAATCAACTTTTTTATTGAAAAAAGACTTGAAAATGCTGTAAAAGGAAAACTTACCAATACAAAAAACGATAATGAAATTATATTTTCTTTATCGGCAGCAAGCAGGGAAGAAGTAGACCTTTGGTACGCAAAAGTCAAAGAAATTGGCGGAACTATATTTTCAGAACCTGAAAATTTTGAAGCAGGCTATACTTTAGGTTTTGCTGACCCAGACGGACATAAATTCAACTTTCTGTATTGGCCTGGAATGTAG
- a CDS encoding HD domain-containing protein, with protein MGQQKDWSIDEIQNVWQLVSKLHDGQKYGGVSEGERVEYINHIGSVVFEVLNAIRSTENMNSDLAVKCAMLHDTIEDTTFDYEKVNDLFGSQVASGVLALTKNDQITDSLEKMLDSLNRIKQQPIEIWAVKMADRISNLYEPPYYWNDEKKLKYIEEAEIIHNELKDGNEYLARRLKIKIKEYYRFLSTSN; from the coding sequence ATGGGACAACAAAAAGACTGGTCAATAGACGAAATTCAGAATGTTTGGCAATTGGTTTCAAAACTACATGACGGACAAAAATATGGTGGTGTAAGCGAGGGCGAAAGAGTAGAGTATATTAACCATATTGGAAGTGTTGTTTTTGAAGTTTTAAACGCCATTCGATCGACAGAAAATATGAATTCTGATTTGGCTGTTAAATGTGCAATGCTCCATGATACAATAGAAGATACCACGTTTGATTATGAAAAAGTTAATGATTTATTTGGAAGCCAAGTTGCATCTGGAGTTCTGGCTTTAACCAAAAATGATCAAATAACTGATTCATTGGAAAAAATGCTGGATAGTCTTAACCGAATTAAACAGCAGCCTATAGAAATTTGGGCAGTTAAAATGGCCGACAGAATATCAAATTTGTATGAGCCTCCATATTATTGGAATGACGAAAAAAAGCTGAAATATATTGAAGAAGCTGAAATTATTCATAATGAACTGAAAGATGGAAATGAATATTTAGCAAGACGATTAAAAATTAAAATTAAAGAGTATTATCGTTTTCTGAGTACCTCCAATTAA
- a CDS encoding PQQ-binding-like beta-propeller repeat protein, giving the protein MKKKIITLLFVFTAINIFGQAPANKTNYSNKGLSESEIVTNKAMKPLKKVTLDEASILIYDYDGSLFSYDLETETIGWTVKATDSHTEMCANKVTIADGVVYVPFINGEIFAIDNETGSIFWKSRLGNITDQIVLKDQTPVIHNGKLYITAQNQNQGSNLYALDIKDGSLAWNYKLDSATNEIPVLFFDNKIFTQSGSNVYSFDANTGKVLNQKNFEGTMNGKPVTDGQNIFIANDKDVLFALSPDKLDIVWQFKLAENQYNIKERILCNNNILYFGAQGTNVSSLYAVDSKTGTQLWKTDFKDDNIEYIIKENENIWGYTKKAKLFELDLTNGEIAFETKLTTLPVSNIEFPNDDNLLYYYCDAGLIQFDLREKDENVYYMRTSLLDNIYTAYLKIIR; this is encoded by the coding sequence ATGAAAAAAAAAATAATAACTCTTTTATTTGTCTTTACTGCGATAAATATATTTGGGCAAGCTCCTGCCAATAAAACTAATTATTCTAATAAAGGTTTAAGCGAAAGTGAAATTGTGACGAATAAAGCCATGAAACCGCTTAAAAAGGTTACACTAGACGAAGCATCGATCTTAATTTACGATTATGACGGTTCACTTTTTTCATATGATTTAGAGACTGAAACAATTGGCTGGACTGTAAAAGCTACAGATTCGCATACAGAAATGTGTGCCAATAAAGTAACAATAGCTGATGGAGTTGTTTATGTTCCGTTTATTAATGGTGAAATTTTTGCAATAGATAACGAGACCGGCAGTATTTTTTGGAAATCAAGATTAGGTAATATTACGGATCAAATTGTTTTAAAAGACCAGACTCCAGTTATACACAACGGAAAACTTTATATAACTGCTCAAAACCAAAATCAAGGCAGTAATTTATATGCTCTTGATATAAAAGACGGGAGTTTAGCATGGAATTATAAACTGGATTCTGCAACCAACGAAATTCCAGTACTTTTTTTTGATAACAAAATTTTTACCCAAAGCGGTTCAAATGTTTATAGTTTTGATGCAAATACAGGAAAAGTTCTCAACCAAAAAAACTTTGAGGGAACTATGAACGGAAAACCTGTAACGGATGGTCAAAATATATTTATAGCAAATGATAAAGATGTTCTTTTTGCTTTAAGTCCTGACAAATTAGATATTGTTTGGCAGTTTAAATTAGCTGAAAATCAATACAATATTAAAGAACGCATACTTTGCAATAACAATATACTTTATTTTGGAGCACAAGGAACCAATGTTTCTTCTCTTTATGCTGTTGATTCAAAAACTGGAACTCAGCTATGGAAAACTGATTTTAAAGATGATAATATTGAATACATTATCAAAGAAAATGAGAATATTTGGGGTTACACCAAAAAAGCAAAACTTTTCGAATTAGACTTAACTAATGGTGAAATAGCATTCGAAACTAAATTAACAACTCTGCCTGTTTCAAACATTGAATTTCCAAATGATGATAACTTGTTGTACTATTATTGTGATGCGGGTTTAATTCAATTTGATTTGAGAGAAAAAGACGAAAATGTATATTATATGAGAACTTCTCTTCTGGATAATATCTACACCGCATATCTCAAAATCATTCGATAA